One window of Flavobacterium dauae genomic DNA carries:
- a CDS encoding C10 family peptidase: MNRKPFYLLIGLIALFFSCTQQEFESDLPEPQNKIFNVHDENFVNIDEIENIANNIFTDSPFFKGRVSEVMPIGSVENKPSYYIINYTEGFLIMSADKRALPVLAFSDKHNFRTDAEVYPSGLVDWLEFQDNYIQLIRKDSITDIISVSKTEWTIGNIEKYIRPIEIPQEDPPVPSRNCKRDGAYTEFLYGPLLNTTWGQGVGYNNLAPHYGCSNYSNGNTPTGCVATAMAQVMRYYQHPSSYNWTLMNNGTGSAETSRLMRDAGDSVNMNWGCDGSGAKTQNVPNALKSTFSYSSADLLNSFNVTIAKDEISNDYPIILSGGERKTKWLFFNVYENGHAWVCDGIRQDVVPVRTPVGQHGYETNCKRVWLKHMNWGWNGSYNGWYNFWHVAGYRFDYKPKMVYNIRN; the protein is encoded by the coding sequence ATGAATAGAAAACCTTTTTATCTTCTGATTGGTTTAATCGCCTTATTTTTCTCCTGTACTCAACAAGAATTTGAAAGTGATCTTCCGGAGCCTCAAAATAAAATTTTTAATGTACACGATGAGAATTTTGTTAATATAGATGAAATTGAAAATATTGCTAATAATATATTTACTGATTCTCCCTTTTTTAAAGGTCGGGTAAGTGAAGTAATGCCAATAGGTTCTGTTGAAAATAAACCGTCCTATTATATCATAAATTATACAGAAGGTTTTTTAATAATGTCGGCAGATAAACGAGCACTACCAGTCCTTGCTTTTTCAGATAAACATAACTTTAGAACAGATGCAGAAGTTTATCCAAGTGGGTTGGTGGACTGGTTAGAGTTTCAGGATAATTACATTCAATTAATCCGCAAAGATTCTATAACTGATATAATTTCAGTATCTAAAACGGAATGGACTATTGGGAACATTGAAAAGTATATTCGTCCTATCGAGATACCACAGGAAGACCCACCAGTTCCTTCAAGAAATTGTAAGAGAGATGGAGCTTATACTGAGTTTCTATATGGACCTTTACTCAATACTACATGGGGACAAGGAGTTGGTTATAATAATTTAGCCCCTCACTATGGTTGCAGTAACTACTCAAATGGAAATACTCCAACAGGATGTGTTGCTACTGCTATGGCACAAGTTATGAGATACTATCAACACCCCTCAAGTTATAATTGGACTCTAATGAATAATGGCACAGGTTCAGCTGAAACTTCCAGATTAATGAGAGATGCGGGTGACTCCGTTAATATGAACTGGGGATGCGATGGTTCCGGAGCAAAAACTCAGAACGTTCCAAACGCATTAAAATCTACTTTTAGTTATAGTTCAGCTGATCTACTGAATTCTTTTAATGTTACAATAGCAAAAGACGAAATAAGCAATGACTATCCTATAATTTTAAGTGGTGGCGAAAGGAAAACCAAGTGGCTTTTTTTTAATGTATATGAGAACGGTCATGCTTGGGTATGTGATGGCATTAGACAGGATGTTGTTCCTGTACGTACACCGGTAGGACAGCACGGTTATGAAACCAATTGTAAAAGGGTTTGGTTAAAACATATGAACTGGGGTTGGAATGGTTCTTATAATGGATGGTATAACTTCTGGCACGTAGCTGGTTATAGATTCGATTATAAACCTAAAATGGTATATAATATTAGAAATTAA
- a CDS encoding helix-turn-helix domain-containing protein, whose translation MDLYTNEAEEIITYQEMITKLRNRIEEILKNYRPVMNGEIYLSGEDVGKLLHISKRTLQQYRDDNILPYIQIGGKIIYKESDILYILEKNYTGQ comes from the coding sequence ATGGATCTATACACGAATGAAGCTGAAGAAATCATTACCTATCAGGAAATGATAACGAAGTTGCGAAACCGTATTGAGGAAATATTAAAGAACTACCGCCCCGTAATGAACGGGGAAATCTATTTATCGGGCGAAGACGTGGGCAAGCTGTTACATATCAGCAAACGTACTTTACAGCAATACCGTGATGATAATATCCTGCCGTATATTCAGATTGGTGGTAAGATTATTTATAAGGAAAGTGATATTCTATATATTCTGGAAAAGAATTATACGGGGCAATAA
- a CDS encoding leucine-rich repeat domain-containing protein has protein sequence MNLKLYIVLFLISLSHFAFGQTIEIDNISYQLIQNSKAVVVQGNYEGHISIPEKITYQNRKYTVEEIGYAAFNESSGLLSVKLPNSIHTIRQRAFGDCKALKDINIPVSVTRIDASAFTNCKVLTSINIPENVAFVGQYAFSGCESLTTIEVDKNNQHFTSLDGVLYDKEIKTLIKLPDTRAFYEFPDSVTSFVTESFEGNKNITKIDLPDAVNSIPNHAFVNCSALKVFHIPANVEWIGLSAFNGCDAMESFIVDERNQHFSSVDGILYNYDKTILIKCPETKSEVTIEKSVTKIESWAFFRCKKLTEIILPENVTTIGMSAFVQCDTLKIVKILSKKQVDIQMGIFAGRKKAVTVLVPEESISFYKNSNSLDVKELNYQVY, from the coding sequence ATGAACCTGAAACTATACATAGTCCTTTTTCTTATCTCCCTATCACATTTCGCTTTTGGGCAAACAATAGAAATAGATAATATCAGTTATCAACTGATACAAAATTCCAAAGCTGTAGTAGTACAAGGGAATTATGAAGGACATATAAGCATTCCTGAAAAGATAACCTATCAAAACCGGAAATATACCGTTGAGGAAATAGGTTACGCAGCTTTCAATGAATCTTCCGGGCTTCTTTCTGTTAAACTGCCCAATTCCATTCATACCATACGGCAAAGAGCATTTGGAGATTGTAAAGCATTAAAAGATATAAATATTCCTGTTTCTGTAACACGGATAGATGCAAGTGCTTTTACCAATTGCAAAGTACTTACATCAATTAATATTCCCGAAAACGTTGCTTTCGTCGGTCAGTATGCTTTTTCAGGTTGTGAGAGCTTAACCACCATAGAAGTGGATAAAAATAATCAGCACTTTACTTCTTTGGATGGCGTGTTATACGATAAGGAAATAAAAACCCTTATCAAGCTTCCTGATACAAGAGCTTTTTATGAATTTCCTGATTCTGTTACATCGTTCGTTACCGAATCATTTGAGGGCAATAAAAATATAACTAAAATAGATTTACCTGATGCTGTTAATAGCATTCCTAACCACGCTTTTGTAAACTGTTCCGCACTCAAAGTTTTTCATATACCTGCCAATGTTGAATGGATAGGACTATCAGCATTCAATGGCTGCGATGCAATGGAATCGTTCATTGTAGATGAACGCAACCAACACTTTTCATCTGTTGATGGTATTTTGTACAATTATGATAAAACGATTTTGATAAAATGTCCTGAAACAAAATCAGAAGTTACGATAGAAAAAAGCGTTACTAAAATTGAGTCCTGGGCATTTTTTAGATGCAAAAAGCTAACAGAAATTATTTTGCCTGAAAATGTAACTACAATCGGAATGTCTGCCTTTGTACAATGCGATACGTTGAAAATAGTAAAAATATTGTCCAAAAAACAGGTGGATATTCAAATGGGGATTTTTGCAGGACGTAAAAAAGCCGTCACTGTTTTGGTTCCTGAGGAATCAATATCATTTTACAAAAACTCAAACAGCCTTGATGTAAAAGAGCTAAATTATCAGGTTTATTGA
- a CDS encoding molybdenum ABC transporter permease — protein sequence MDTTALIIAIIAFVLGIGIIYWINRRKFYRRNMAGIEGFSSYEKSVLVGIIEKFGKLFGYLLIIAGFVFLWLAYLIEQDKPRQEQIEKELREKAKTELPERI from the coding sequence ATGGATACAACCGCATTAATAATTGCCATTATAGCCTTTGTGCTAGGTATAGGAATTATCTATTGGATAAACCGTAGAAAGTTTTACAGACGGAACATGGCTGGTATAGAAGGTTTTTCAAGCTATGAAAAATCTGTTTTAGTAGGTATCATAGAAAAGTTCGGCAAACTGTTCGGGTATCTGCTGATTATTGCCGGGTTTGTGTTTTTGTGGTTAGCTTACCTGATAGAACAGGACAAGCCCAGACAAGAGCAGATAGAAAAAGAATTACGGGAAAAAGCCAAAACAGAATTGCCTGAACGGATTTAA
- a CDS encoding helix-turn-helix domain-containing protein, with translation MEVVAIEKSALDGLKNELRELLEMTEKATEKYTPIFKEEKWLDNQEVCLMMNITKRTLQTYKDKGLLPYSKLNRKNYYKLSDVQALLEAGQPYNTNGNGSIHE, from the coding sequence ATGGAAGTCGTTGCAATAGAAAAATCCGCACTGGACGGATTAAAAAATGAGCTAAGGGAACTTTTGGAAATGACCGAAAAAGCCACGGAAAAATATACCCCGATTTTCAAAGAAGAAAAATGGCTCGATAATCAGGAAGTATGCCTGATGATGAACATTACCAAACGGACTTTGCAGACCTACAAGGACAAAGGGTTGTTACCTTATTCTAAGCTCAACCGTAAGAATTATTATAAACTATCGGATGTACAGGCTCTGTTAGAAGCCGGACAGCCGTATAATACCAATGGCAATGGATCTATACACGAATGA